One window of Triticum dicoccoides isolate Atlit2015 ecotype Zavitan chromosome 5A, WEW_v2.0, whole genome shotgun sequence genomic DNA carries:
- the LOC119304151 gene encoding phenylacetaldehyde reductase-like, with protein sequence MAEKQQQGSNVEEGSSTAAGKVVCVTGASGYIASWIVKLLLDRGYTVHGTVRDTADPNKTLHLRALDGANDRLQLFNANLLEEGSFDAAIDGCECVFHAASPVFFTIKDPKAELLDSAVSGTLNVLRSCKKASVKRVVITSSMAAVTFNGRPRTPDVIVDETWFSVSELCEKHQQWYVLSKTLAEEAAWKFSKDNELEIVVMHPTMVIGPLLQPTLNASVEVILNLINGSSSTYPNFAHGWVNVKDVALAHILAYEVPLADGRYCIVERVVHYLELVKIISKMYPNISLPYKCGDGEPLFPTYQVSTDKIRSLGVELIPLEKTIKETIESLKEKGFFAL encoded by the exons ATGGCAGAGAAGCAGCAACAAGGATCGAACGTGGAGGAGGGGAGCTCCACGGCTGCGGGGAAGGTCGTCTGCGTCACCGGCGCCTCTGGGTATATCGCGTCCTGGATCGTCAAGCTCCTTCTCGATCGCGGCTACACCGTCCACGGCACCGTCCGGGACACCG CTGACCCAAATAAAACATTGCACCTGCGTGCTCTTGATGGAGCAAACGATAGGCTGCAGCTGTTCAATGCAAACTTGTTAGAAGAAGGCTCTTTCGACGCTGCCATTGACGGTTGCGAGTGCGTCTTCCATGCGGCTTCTCCAGTTTTCTTCACTATCAAGGATCCCAAG GCTGAGTTACTTGATTCAGCGGTCAGTGGGACACTTAACGTGCTGCGTTCCTGCAAGAAAGCTTCTGTCAAAAGAGTGGTCATAACATCGTCCATGGCTGCTGTTACCTTTAACGGGAGACCAAGGACCCCTGATGTAATTGTTGACGAGACATGGTTTTCAGTTTCAGAGCTATGTGAAAAGCACCAG CAATGGTATGTCTTGTCCAAGACCCTTGCAGAGGAGGCTGCGTGGAAGTTCTCTAAAGATAATGAACTTGAAATAGTTGTAATGCACCCAACAATGGTCATCGGTCCCCTGCTGCAGCCTACACTGAATGCTAGTGTTGAAGTAATCTTAAATCTAATCAATG GATCATCTTCTACATACCCTAATTTTGCCCATGGATGGGTAAATGTAAAAGATGTGGCACTGGCACATATCCTTGCATATGAAGTTCCTTTAGCAGATGGAAGATATTGTATTGTTGAAAGAGTTGTTCACTACTTGGAGCTTGTCAAGATCATAAGCAAGATGTATCCGAACATTTCACTCCCATACAA GTGTGGAGATGGCGAGCCACTTTTTCCAACCTACCAAGTATCGACGGACAAGATAAGAAGCTTGGGTGTCGAACTGATTCCTCTCGAGAAAACTATTAAAGAGACTATCGAGAGCTTAAAAGAAAAGGGTTTCTTTGCATTGTGA
- the LOC119304150 gene encoding heavy metal-associated isoprenylated plant protein 30-like: MSVSSVLSSFLYGCFNPAGGRYHHHRAGAYYHSSHPTSADTMYYNQSGFAGGRRMGRSSRPLSLQTVELKVRMCCSGCARVVKHALTKLRGVDSVEVEVEMEKVTVTGYVERHRVLKEVRRAGKKAEFWPNPDQPLHFTTAKDYFHDQESFRPSYNYYRHGYNGDKHGHLPEPHRGSDPVSNMFNDDDVNACSIM, translated from the exons ATGTCTGTGTCGTCGGTGCTGTCGTCGTTCCTGTACGGCTGCTTCAACCCTGCGGGCGGGCGGTACCACCACCACCGCGCCGGAGCCTACTACCACAGCAGCCACCCCACGAGCGCCGACACCATGTACTACAACCAGAGCGGGTTCGCCGGCGGCCGCAGGATGGGCCGGAGCAGCAGGCCGCTGTCCCTGCAG ACGGTGGAGCTCAAGGTGCGGATGTGCTGCTCGGGGTGCGCGCGGGTGGTGAAGCACGCGCTGACCAAGCTGCGCGGGGTGGACagcgtggaggtggaggtggagatgGAGAAGGTGACGGTGACCGGGTACGTGGAGCGGCACCGGGTGCTCAAGGAGGTGCGGCGcgccgggaagaaggccgagttCTGGCCCAACCCGGACCAGCCGCTGCACTTCACCACCGCCAAGGACTACTTCCACGACCAGGAGTCGTTCCGCCCCAGCTACAACTACTACCGCCACGGCTACAACGGCGACAAGCACGGCCACCTCCCGGAGCCCCACCGCGGCTCCGACCCCGTCAGCAACATGTTCAACGACGACGACGTCAACGCGTGCTCCATCATGTAG